From the genome of Cryptococcus neoformans var. grubii H99 chromosome 11, complete sequence:
TTCGATGTTGTcaatccttttcttcaacgCTGCTACCGCCTGCATCCCGGCCTTCATGTCTACTTTCGGACCCAAACTTGGCCTTCGTCAAATGACTTCCGCGAGGTACTCCTGGGGTTTTTGGGGGGCGAAGATAGTAGCCTTACTCAACTGCATCGCGTGTGTTGGCTGGTCCATCGTAAACACCATATCTGGCGCTCAAACCCTTGTGGCGGTCTCCGAATACAAGATCTCCGCTGCTGTGGGCGTCGTAATTATTGCCCTCGTCACTCTTTTCATTGGCCTCTTTGGCTATCGATTTGTCCACCAATATGAGAGATACTCTTGGTTACCTACTTTCATCACATTCCTTGTCATGCTTGGTGTGTCTGCGAAGCATCTGGCAAATGTTCCTTGGGGTGTTGGTCAGGCAGAAGCCGCCGGAGTGTTATCCTTCGGTGGTACCATATGGGGTTTTGCGATAGGTTGGTCTTCCCTCTCAAGCGATTTCAATGTCTATATGCCTGCCGAAGCCAAGAGTTGGAAGGTTTTCGCCTGGACGTATACAGGATTGATCTTCCCACTTGTGCTGGTCGAATGGCTCGGTACTGCTATAGGCTGCGCTGCTTTGGTCGTCACCGACTGGAGAGACGCCTATCACGAGCATGAACTTGGAGGTCTTGTTGGTGCCGTATTCAGTAAGTGACATGCCTAAGACGATAATGCTTCGCTGACTGCATAGTAGTCCCTTCTATGCACAACGGAGGGAAGTTTTTCATGACTCTTCTAGTGCTCTCTGTTGTCGCCAATAAGTATGTATTATCTTTTTTTATACATTCTTTCCACTTAAGCTGACCGTACAATGAAAGTACCGTGAATGTGTACTCTATGGGGTTGAGTGTATCTGTGATTGCCAACTGGTTGGCTGCTATTCCTCGACTTGTGTGGCCCTGCGTCATCACTGCCATTTATATCCCAATAGCTATCGTGGGCGCAAGCTCATTTGCTACCTCTCTCGAAAACTTCCTCAACGTCCTCGGGTACTGGCTTTCTATCTATGCTACTGTGGTAATTGAAGAacatttcatcttccgcaaAGGGCGGTACGAAAATTACGAAGCGGCCAGCACTTGGAACCGATCTGACAGATTGCCTGTGGGATTTGCTGCTATCGCTGCCGGGTGCTGTGGAGCCGCTGGTGCAGTTCTAGGCATGGCTCAGGCGTGGTTCACCGGTCCCAGTAAGTTCTTGCATATCGTTAGGAATTTGGCTAACACCGTGTATCCCACAGTTGGTAAGAAGGTCGGCGGCACGGCTGACCCGTCCGGTGGCGATATTGGTTGGCTCTTGGCATTTGTGAGTCACAAGCTATCTGGACGAACTGATATCCCTCGATGCTTATATGTTCTTATAGGCCTTCACCGGTGTTACATATCCTGCATTCCGAATAATCGAAAAGAAATGGCTCCGCCGATAAGGTCTGCCAGCTATAGATTTGAATTTCCATACTTTTGTTTTAGATTATTTCAATCATTTAGATCGGCGTTACTTATCCTGCATTCCGAACACTAAAATAGAAATGGCTTCCTGCCGATTATAGACTTTAGTTTTGGTAGTTTTGTTTTGGATTTGTTTTAGCATCATTTTAGATTAGTTGTTGAAGGGTGAGATGCCTGCCTCTAAAGGCCTAACAACTTCACGCATATTCAGGGACCGGGGAGTATAGGGTGGGGATGTCGAAGCATAAATCTGGTATGCATTGACATAAGCTCCTCACTTATGATCCGCTCAAACACGGTGACCAATATTATTGTAATTTGCAGAGATCTAGTATATGTGAAAGGAGACATAATGGAACTAGAACAACAAACAGTGGATGGTAAACAACAAGCTTCCAACCACCGTTGTTCATAGGCATCATGACCGAAACGATATTTAATCCATGATTGTAAGCTTAAGATCATATAATCCTTGAGATCAGTCATCGCTTTCAGAGCTGTGCGAGAATAAAGATCAACGAGccgaatggaaggaaggacaaAGGATGGCACATATACGCATTATTGAACGTAGCCATTG
Proteins encoded in this window:
- a CDS encoding cytosine permease — its product is MSDIEKGFEPVDPKVSDSYEGLPSVDAGVYSEQHNVGESTSRWAKFDELNRKLEHTMGIESRGIERVSESDRTDTRLHGNLFIWASANTVLPTLGVGILGPLLFGLGLGDSMLSILFFNAATACIPAFMSTFGPKLGLRQMTSARYSWGFWGAKIVALLNCIACVGWSIVNTISGAQTLVAVSEYKISAAVGVVIIALVTLFIGLFGYRFVHQYERYSWLPTFITFLVMLGVSAKHLANVPWGVGQAEAAGVLSFGGTIWGFAIGWSSLSSDFNVYMPAEAKSWKVFAWTYTGLIFPLVLVEWLGTAIGCAALVVTDWRDAYHEHELGGLVGAVFIPSMHNGGKFFMTLLVLSVVANNTVNVYSMGLSVSVIANWLAAIPRLVWPCVITAIYIPIAIVGASSFATSLENFLNVLGYWLSIYATVVIEEHFIFRKGRYENYEAASTWNRSDRLPVGFAAIAAGCCGAAGAVLGMAQAWFTGPIGKKVGGTADPSGGDIGWLLAFAFTGVTYPAFRIIEKKWLRR